The following are from one region of the Myotis daubentonii chromosome 2, mMyoDau2.1, whole genome shotgun sequence genome:
- the LOC132226356 gene encoding H/ACA ribonucleoprotein complex subunit 3-like, with product MFLQYYLNEQGERVYTLKKFDPIGQQTCSAHPARFSPDDKYSRHRVTIKKRFKVLMTQQPRPVL from the coding sequence ATGTTTCTCCAGTATTACCTCAATGAACAGGGAGAGCGGGTCTATACCCTGAAGAAGTTTGATCCTATTGGACAACAGACCTGCTCGGCCCATCCTGCTCGGTTCTCCCCAGACGACAAGTACTCTCGACACCGAGTCACCATCAAGAAACGTTTCAAGGTGCTGATGACCCAGCAGCCGCGCCCTGTCCTGTGA